A window of Actinomadura viridis genomic DNA:
GCCTATAACCGGGGGCAGATCCTGTACCGGATCGCCGAGATGCTGGAGGGCCGCCGGGCCCAGTTCATCGATGAGCTGCGCACCGGTGGCCTGTCCAAGACCGCCGCGGCGGCCGAGACCGACGCCGCGATCGACCGGTGGGTCTGGTACGCGGGGTGGGCCGACAAGATCGCAGCGGTCACCGGTTCGGCCAATCCCGTCTCCGGCCCGTTCTTCAACTTCTCCACCCCCGAACCCACCGGGGTCGTCGCGGTCATCGCGCCGGACTCGCCGTTGCTGGGGTTGGTGTCGGTGGTGGCGCCGGTGATCGTGTCGGGCAACACCTGCGTGGCCGTGGCCTCCGAGCCCGCACCGCTGCCGGCGGTCACCTTGGCCGAGGTGCTGGCGACCTCGGACCTGCCGGGCGGGGTGGTCAACCTGCTCACCGGGCACCGTGCCGAGCTGGCGCCGTGGCTGGCCTCCCACATGGACGTCAACGCCATCGACCTCGCGGGCGCCCCCGGCGACCAGGTGGCGGTGTTGGAGGAGGCCGCGGCCGGCAACCTCAAGCGGGTGCTGCGGCCGTCGGGGACCGATTGGGCGGCCGAGCCCGGAACCGCCCGGATGACCGCGTTCCTGGAGACCAAAACCGTCTGGCACCCCGTGGGGATCTAGGGCTTGTCTCGAAGTGGCCTCAGCCACCGCGCGAGCGCGTCGGCTGCCCGGTGGGGCGATGCCGGAGGCGAGCCTCACCGGGCAGATCGCGGAGCGATGCCGCGCTCGCACAAGGCCCGGTGAGGTACGAGCCGCCAGGCGAGTGCCGTGGGCCGGGACTTTGAGACAGAGCCTAGGGGCCAGGAAGGTTCGCCGGGTGGACGCCTCTCGCCTCCACGTTGACCTTGCGGCGAGTTGCTGCCCCGGGCGCACCGGAGGCAGCAACTCGCCCCAAGTCAACGCGCGGCCCACTCGCCGGTGATCTCACCGGGCTCGCGCGAAGTACGACGGGCACGGCCGGCGTTCCTGGAGCGTTGACTTGCGGCGAGTTGCGCCCTCCGAGGCCGCCTGACTGGCGCCGACGCAGAATC
This region includes:
- a CDS encoding aldehyde dehydrogenase family protein — encoded protein: MRPGGRLAVRKTYKLFIGGAFPRSESGRSYVVNDSKGAFVANASRASRKDARDAVTAARKAQPGWAGRTAYNRGQILYRIAEMLEGRRAQFIDELRTGGLSKTAAAAETDAAIDRWVWYAGWADKIAAVTGSANPVSGPFFNFSTPEPTGVVAVIAPDSPLLGLVSVVAPVIVSGNTCVAVASEPAPLPAVTLAEVLATSDLPGGVVNLLTGHRAELAPWLASHMDVNAIDLAGAPGDQVAVLEEAAAGNLKRVLRPSGTDWAAEPGTARMTAFLETKTVWHPVGI